The proteins below are encoded in one region of Myxococcales bacterium:
- a CDS encoding integrin yields the protein MKMIEKIVVLACLSLAACSTESICPEGLEVVNGQCTLIAPDAPKTAPELSIEAGTKTLNFGWATIDGATSYKLLEDADGSGEFTQLGDDLSETSSNYAHTISVHTFDWDHAVYKLQACNEGGCIDSEAVSAKDHMLDAIGTLTASNAEAGDRFGTVAISADGSTLAVAAQGEDSGSPGIDADQDGNTIESAGAVYVFVRDDTNSWVQQAYIKAPNPGGFANFGYTLALSSGGNTLAVGAVNEGSSSTGIDGAYNGSAYRAGAAYVFSRDGNGQWSQTAYVKASNTETYDHFGGSVSLSADGRTLAVGAYAEDSDATGIGGAQNNNSRENSGAVYVYTATSDGGWSQQAYIKAHKPGADDLFGYKVSLSADGNTLAVGAHQEDGSGTGIDATVDDLSSNAGAVYVFVRNATSQWSQQAYIKSSNANVGDSCGIRIDLSSDGNTLAVACSAEDGAATGIGGDQLDNTAADAGAVYIFARDGNGSWSQQSYIKASNTEADDVFGLDVALNGDGQLLAVGAALEDGNAHGIGGDQVNNDALDAGAVYLFRRESNAWTQQSYIKSPVTETGDRFANVTLDETGLILAVGAWHVGNKLSDGHGTGAVYLY from the coding sequence ATGAAAATGATTGAGAAAATCGTTGTTCTTGCCTGTCTTAGCCTAGCGGCGTGCTCTACTGAAAGCATTTGCCCGGAAGGCTTAGAGGTAGTGAATGGTCAGTGCACACTGATTGCTCCGGATGCACCGAAGACAGCGCCAGAGCTCAGCATCGAAGCTGGGACAAAGACTCTTAACTTTGGCTGGGCTACCATCGATGGCGCTACGAGCTATAAACTTCTTGAAGACGCGGACGGCTCAGGCGAGTTCACTCAGCTCGGCGATGATCTATCGGAGACGAGCTCAAATTATGCCCATACGATTTCGGTCCATACCTTTGATTGGGACCATGCTGTGTATAAATTGCAGGCCTGCAACGAAGGTGGGTGTATCGATTCAGAAGCCGTAAGCGCAAAAGATCACATGCTTGATGCGATTGGCACCCTTACAGCTTCCAACGCTGAAGCAGGTGATCGTTTCGGGACAGTGGCCATCAGTGCTGACGGAAGCACGCTTGCCGTAGCAGCTCAAGGTGAAGACAGTGGATCTCCAGGAATCGATGCTGACCAAGATGGCAATACCATAGAAAGCGCTGGAGCTGTTTATGTCTTTGTACGAGACGATACCAACAGCTGGGTGCAGCAAGCGTACATCAAAGCCCCAAACCCAGGCGGATTCGCTAATTTTGGGTATACTCTTGCGTTGAGCAGTGGTGGCAACACCTTAGCGGTAGGGGCTGTCAACGAAGGTAGCAGTTCAACCGGTATTGATGGAGCATACAACGGCTCTGCTTATCGGGCTGGTGCCGCTTACGTATTTAGTCGTGACGGAAATGGCCAGTGGTCACAAACTGCTTATGTCAAAGCATCAAACACGGAAACGTATGATCATTTCGGCGGAAGTGTTTCGCTCAGCGCTGATGGCCGGACCTTGGCCGTAGGAGCCTATGCAGAAGATAGCGACGCAACAGGCATCGGCGGAGCACAAAACAATAATTCACGAGAAAATTCCGGTGCGGTCTATGTATACACAGCCACTAGCGATGGGGGATGGAGCCAGCAAGCGTATATCAAGGCACATAAGCCGGGCGCCGACGATTTATTCGGCTACAAAGTTTCACTCAGCGCGGATGGTAACACGCTTGCTGTGGGTGCACATCAAGAAGATGGTTCCGGTACTGGCATTGACGCCACTGTGGATGATTTGTCTTCCAATGCTGGCGCTGTGTATGTTTTTGTTCGCAACGCAACATCGCAATGGTCACAACAAGCCTATATTAAGTCATCGAATGCTAACGTGGGTGATTCATGCGGCATACGCATCGATTTAAGCTCCGATGGAAATACGCTAGCCGTTGCCTGCTCTGCGGAAGATGGTGCTGCTACTGGTATTGGCGGAGACCAACTCGACAACACAGCAGCAGATGCTGGCGCTGTTTATATCTTTGCACGTGATGGTAACGGCTCCTGGTCTCAGCAGAGCTATATCAAAGCATCCAACACGGAAGCTGACGACGTCTTTGGGCTCGATGTTGCACTTAATGGCGATGGTCAGCTGCTTGCTGTTGGTGCGGCGCTTGAAGATGGTAACGCTCATGGTATCGGTGGCGATCAGGTTAACAATGATGCTCTCGATGCAGGTGCTGTCTATCTCTTTCGACGAGAGTCCAATGCATGGACACAGCAGTCCTACATCAAGTCGCCAGTTACCGAAACCGGTGATCGCTTTGCAAACGTGACTTTGGATGAAACAGGATTAATCTTGGCAGTGGGCGCGTGGCATGTTGGGAATAAATTGTCCGACGGTCATGGTACTGGTGCCGTTTATCTCTATTAA
- the orn gene encoding oligoribonuclease gives MAKGTQALLFWVDLEMSGLDPKKEHILEIASIVTDANLNAIAEGPELVIHQPDEILAAMDAWNTKHHTESGLVERVKRSSISLEEAERQTLEFARAHFLKGQVPLAGNSIHQDRRFLFKYMPALSDYLHYRNVDVSTVKELVRRWYPEVSEALPPKRNSHRALDDIRESINELRFYRDRVFRK, from the coding sequence ATGGCGAAGGGAACACAAGCATTACTGTTCTGGGTAGACCTGGAGATGTCGGGTCTCGATCCCAAAAAAGAACATATTCTAGAAATTGCATCAATTGTCACCGACGCGAATCTTAATGCAATCGCCGAAGGTCCTGAACTTGTGATTCATCAACCGGATGAGATTTTGGCCGCGATGGATGCTTGGAACACCAAGCATCACACGGAATCTGGCCTGGTAGAACGCGTAAAAAGATCGAGCATCAGTCTTGAAGAAGCCGAACGACAAACCTTAGAGTTTGCCAGAGCACACTTTCTGAAGGGTCAAGTTCCGCTCGCAGGCAATTCAATTCATCAGGACAGACGTTTTTTGTTTAAATACATGCCAGCGCTTAGCGATTACTTGCACTACCGCAATGTTGATGTTTCAACTGTTAAAGAGCTGGTGCGTCGTTGGTATCCCGAAGTAAGCGAAGCTCTGCCACCAAAGAGAAACTCTCACCGAGCTCTCGATGACATCCGCGAATCCATCAACGAACTTCGCTTCTACCGAGATCGCGTGTTTCGGAAGTAA
- a CDS encoding DUF2721 domain-containing protein, translating to MNIDLTTPALLFPAISLLLLAYTNRFLALAALIRKLHDEYKKGGNQLLLAQIANLSARVRLIRLMQELGVFSLLLCVAAMFLIFAKYTMAGEIIFGISLLTLLASLAVSVHEIHISVRALNIQLQDLEKTTRLTTHANS from the coding sequence ATGAATATTGACCTTACAACCCCGGCACTACTCTTCCCAGCTATATCGCTCTTGCTGTTGGCCTATACCAATCGTTTTTTGGCTCTCGCGGCGCTCATTCGAAAACTTCACGACGAGTACAAAAAAGGAGGAAATCAACTCTTACTAGCGCAGATCGCGAACCTTTCTGCCCGCGTACGATTGATTCGCTTGATGCAAGAACTGGGTGTTTTTTCACTCTTGCTATGCGTGGCTGCCATGTTTTTAATTTTTGCCAAATACACGATGGCTGGAGAAATAATTTTTGGCATCAGTCTACTGACCTTACTGGCATCGCTCGCCGTCTCTGTTCATGAAATTCACATTTCGGTACGCGCATTGAACATTCAGCTTCAAGATCTCGAAAAAACGACCAGACTGACAACTCACGCAAACTCTTGA